A region from the Saccharomonospora azurea NA-128 genome encodes:
- the garA gene encoding glycogen accumulation regulator GarA: MSTNDGPGVPPEQSPERTSVFRADFLSEAEGHEAPAVEPRDAGVDALPTGSALLVVKRGPNAGSRFLLDRDTTSAGRHPDSDIFLDDVTVSRRHAEFRREGGEFVVIDVGSLNGTYVNREPVDQAVLSGGDEVQIGKFRLVFLTGPGHGGQGAR; the protein is encoded by the coding sequence GTGAGCACGAACGACGGGCCCGGTGTTCCCCCGGAGCAGTCTCCGGAGCGGACCTCCGTTTTTCGGGCCGACTTCTTGTCGGAGGCAGAGGGCCACGAGGCACCTGCGGTGGAGCCGCGGGACGCCGGCGTCGACGCGCTGCCGACCGGCTCCGCACTGCTGGTGGTGAAGCGGGGCCCCAACGCGGGTTCGCGCTTCCTGCTCGATCGCGACACGACGAGCGCGGGTCGGCACCCCGACAGTGACATCTTCCTCGACGACGTGACCGTGTCCCGTCGCCACGCGGAGTTCCGCCGTGAGGGCGGGGAGTTCGTGGTGATCGACGTGGGCAGCCTCAACGGCACGTACGTGAACCGGGAGCCGGTCGACCAGGCCGTGCTGTCCGGCGGTGACGAGGTGCAGATCGGCAAGTTCCGCCTCGTCTTCCTGACCGGTCCCGGGCACGGGGGTCAGGGGGCACGGTGA
- a CDS encoding CDP-alcohol phosphatidyltransferase family protein, giving the protein MTKARSSGTTDGEESLLRQLTTVPNLLSILRLAGVPVFLWLLLGPEEDGWAFALLVVGGVTDWLDGKLARLLNQTTKLGQLLDPAADRLYIAAALLAFLLRGIVPWWVAALLVGRELVVGVGLVVLRRHRFAPPEVTYIGKAATFVLMYALPLLLVTHDASTTATEIAQPFAYAFTVWGVVLYLWSGALYVWQIALAVLRASGRKA; this is encoded by the coding sequence GTGACGAAAGCCCGGTCATCCGGTACCACGGACGGTGAGGAGTCGCTGCTGCGGCAGCTCACCACGGTGCCCAATCTCCTTTCGATCCTCCGCCTCGCCGGCGTTCCGGTGTTCCTGTGGCTCCTGCTGGGCCCGGAGGAGGACGGTTGGGCGTTCGCACTGCTGGTCGTCGGCGGCGTCACCGACTGGCTCGACGGCAAGCTGGCGCGCCTGCTCAACCAGACGACCAAGCTCGGCCAGCTGCTGGACCCTGCCGCCGATCGGCTCTACATCGCGGCGGCTCTGCTCGCCTTCCTGCTGCGCGGCATCGTGCCCTGGTGGGTGGCGGCCCTGCTCGTCGGCCGGGAACTCGTGGTCGGCGTGGGACTCGTCGTGCTGCGCCGGCATCGTTTCGCGCCGCCCGAGGTGACCTACATCGGCAAGGCGGCGACCTTCGTCCTCATGTACGCGCTGCCGCTGCTGCTGGTGACCCACGACGCGTCGACCACCGCCACCGAGATCGCGCAGCCGTTCGCCTACGCGTTCACGGTGTGGGGCGTCGTGCTCTACCTCTGGTCGGGAGCTCTCTACGTGTGGCAGATCGCGCTGGCGGTCCTCCGCGCCTCCGGTCGGAAGGCCTGA
- a CDS encoding AMP-binding protein, which produces MQAYQAFRQARDLLVTHREDYEAARREFAWPEFTEFNWALDWFDRIAAEDHNADRFALWIVEEDGSENRWTFPKLARRSAQVANWLRGLGVRRGDRVILMLGNQVELWETILACIKLGAVIIPASTLLGAADLRDRVERGQARHVVVRDVDTATFAEVPGGYTRIAVGERVDGWESFTDSAAGDPVFTPDGPTRADDPLLLYFTSGTTAKPKLVRHTHVSYPVGHLSTMYWIGLEPGDVHLNISSPGWAKHAWSNVFAPWNAEATVFLYNYGRFDANSLMAQIDRCGVTSFCAPPTVWRMLIQADLSTLRHPPRKVVGAGEPLNPEVIDQVRQAWGVTIRDGFGQTETSVQIANTPGQEVKPGSMGRAVPGFTVVLVDPVTGERAREGEICLDLSSRPAGLMTGYAGDDERTATAFEDGYYHTGDVGAVDDDGYITYVGRTDDVFKSSDYRISPFELESVLLEHEAVAEAAVVPAPDEIRLSVPKAYVVLANGFEPDAATAESILAFARKNLAPYKRIRRLEFADLPKTISGKIRRVELRGKEHTHGDGRPDGEFREEDFPALKNRS; this is translated from the coding sequence ATGCAGGCGTATCAGGCGTTCCGGCAGGCTCGGGACCTGCTGGTGACGCATCGCGAGGACTACGAGGCGGCGCGCCGGGAGTTCGCGTGGCCCGAGTTCACCGAGTTCAACTGGGCGCTGGACTGGTTCGACCGGATCGCCGCGGAGGACCACAACGCCGACCGGTTCGCGCTGTGGATCGTGGAGGAGGACGGCTCGGAGAACCGCTGGACGTTCCCCAAGCTCGCCCGGCGGTCCGCTCAGGTGGCGAACTGGCTGCGCGGGCTGGGCGTCCGGCGCGGTGACCGGGTGATCCTGATGCTCGGCAACCAGGTCGAGCTGTGGGAGACGATCCTGGCGTGCATCAAGCTCGGTGCCGTGATCATCCCGGCGTCGACGCTGTTGGGCGCCGCCGACCTGCGCGACCGGGTGGAGCGCGGACAGGCCCGGCACGTGGTGGTGCGCGACGTCGACACCGCGACGTTCGCCGAGGTGCCGGGCGGCTACACCCGCATCGCGGTGGGCGAGCGGGTCGACGGCTGGGAGTCGTTCACCGACTCCGCCGCCGGTGACCCGGTGTTCACGCCGGACGGCCCCACGCGCGCCGACGACCCGCTGCTGCTGTACTTCACCTCGGGGACGACGGCGAAGCCGAAGCTCGTGCGGCACACCCACGTCTCGTATCCTGTCGGGCACCTGTCCACGATGTACTGGATCGGCCTCGAACCCGGCGACGTGCACCTCAACATCTCGTCTCCCGGCTGGGCCAAGCACGCGTGGAGCAACGTCTTCGCGCCGTGGAACGCCGAGGCCACCGTCTTCCTGTACAACTACGGGCGCTTCGACGCGAACAGCCTGATGGCGCAGATCGATCGCTGCGGTGTCACGAGCTTCTGCGCGCCGCCGACGGTGTGGCGGATGCTCATCCAGGCCGACCTGTCGACGTTGCGGCACCCGCCGCGCAAGGTCGTGGGTGCGGGCGAGCCGCTCAACCCCGAGGTCATCGACCAGGTGCGGCAGGCGTGGGGCGTGACGATCCGCGACGGGTTCGGCCAGACGGAGACGAGTGTGCAGATCGCCAACACACCGGGGCAGGAGGTCAAGCCCGGGTCCATGGGGCGCGCCGTCCCCGGCTTCACGGTCGTGCTCGTCGACCCCGTCACCGGCGAGCGCGCGCGGGAGGGGGAGATCTGCCTCGACCTGAGCAGCCGGCCCGCCGGGTTGATGACGGGGTACGCGGGTGACGACGAGCGCACCGCGACCGCGTTCGAGGACGGCTACTACCACACCGGGGACGTCGGGGCCGTCGACGACGACGGCTACATCACGTACGTGGGACGCACCGACGACGTCTTCAAGTCCTCCGACTACCGCATCTCGCCGTTCGAGTTGGAGAGCGTCCTGCTGGAGCACGAGGCGGTGGCCGAGGCGGCCGTCGTGCCCGCACCGGACGAGATCCGGCTCTCGGTGCCCAAGGCCTACGTGGTGCTGGCGAACGGCTTCGAACCCGACGCCGCCACGGCGGAGAGCATCCTCGCCTTCGCGCGGAAGAACCTGGCGCCGTACAAGCGCATCCGCCGCCTGGAGTTCGCCGACCTGCCGAAGACCATCTCCGGCAAGATCCGCCGGGTGGAGTTGCGGGGCAAGGAGCACACCCACGGCGACGGGCGCCCTGACGGGGAGTTCCGCGAGGAGGACTTCCCCGCGCTCAAGAACCGCTCGTGA
- a CDS encoding crotonase/enoyl-CoA hydratase family protein — protein sequence MTGSEANTQAGEYVSLRVERTGHVAEVTLIGPGKGNAMGPDFWRELPLVFGELDRDPEVRAIVLTGEGKHFSYGLDLAAMLPSWSEYLSGDALARPRREFLDEVRRMQDAVTAVARVRKPVVAAVAGWCIGGGLDLIAAADVRVASADAKFSVREVRVAIVADMGSLQRLASVVGEGHLRELAFTGKDIDAARAERIGLVNDVYPDRDATLEAARQMAADIAANPPLVVQGVKDVLSVNTEQQVDAGLRYVATWNAAFLPSHDLNEAVQAFLQRREPEFRGE from the coding sequence ATGACTGGCAGCGAAGCGAACACCCAGGCCGGCGAGTACGTCTCCCTCCGCGTCGAGCGCACCGGGCACGTCGCCGAGGTGACCCTGATCGGCCCCGGCAAGGGCAACGCGATGGGCCCGGACTTCTGGCGCGAACTCCCGCTGGTGTTCGGCGAACTCGACCGCGACCCCGAGGTCAGGGCCATCGTCCTGACCGGCGAGGGCAAGCACTTCTCCTACGGCCTCGATCTCGCCGCCATGCTGCCGTCGTGGTCGGAATACCTGAGCGGCGACGCGCTCGCACGGCCCCGCCGCGAGTTCCTGGACGAGGTTCGCCGCATGCAGGACGCCGTCACGGCCGTGGCCCGCGTGCGCAAGCCGGTCGTCGCCGCGGTCGCGGGCTGGTGCATCGGCGGTGGTCTGGACCTCATCGCCGCCGCCGACGTGCGGGTGGCGAGCGCCGACGCGAAGTTCAGCGTGCGCGAGGTGCGCGTGGCCATCGTCGCCGACATGGGCAGCCTGCAGCGGCTCGCGTCGGTCGTCGGTGAGGGCCATCTGCGCGAGCTCGCGTTCACCGGCAAGGACATCGACGCGGCTCGCGCCGAGAGGATCGGCCTGGTCAACGACGTCTACCCCGACCGCGACGCGACCCTCGAGGCGGCCCGGCAGATGGCCGCCGACATCGCGGCGAACCCACCACTGGTGGTCCAGGGTGTGAAGGACGTACTCTCCGTCAACACCGAACAGCAGGTCGACGCCGGGCTGCGGTACGTGGCCACGTGGAACGCCGCGTTCCTGCCCAGCCACGACCTGAACGAGGCGGTGCAGGCGTTCCTGCAGCGGCGGGAGCCCGAGTTCCGCGGTGAGTGA
- the cobA gene encoding uroporphyrinogen-III C-methyltransferase, with protein sequence HDGLLVGVLSGGSPRRSSAVRDGVLDALRTAVVADPGSGGHDAAPTGGVALVGGGPGDPELITVRGRRLLARADVVVVDRLAPRELLDELPPHVRVVDAAKIPYGRAAAQDVINRTLIEHARAGRFVVRLKGGDPYVFGRGFEELQACAEAGVPVTVVPGVTSAFSVPAVADVPVTHRGVAHEVVVVSGHVPPGDERSLVDWDALGRLSGTIVVLMGLERLDRIADTLVAAGRAPETPVAVVQEGTMRTQRVVRSTLGQVARAVAEAGIRPPAITVVGPVAGLAADASPSGG encoded by the coding sequence CACGACGGCCTGCTGGTGGGCGTGCTCTCCGGTGGGTCGCCGCGGCGGTCCTCCGCCGTGCGCGACGGGGTGCTCGACGCCCTGCGCACGGCCGTCGTCGCCGATCCGGGAAGCGGCGGCCACGACGCGGCGCCCACGGGAGGTGTGGCGCTCGTCGGGGGAGGACCCGGCGACCCCGAACTGATCACCGTGCGCGGGCGGCGGTTGCTGGCGCGCGCCGACGTCGTGGTGGTCGACCGGCTCGCGCCCCGCGAGCTGCTGGACGAACTCCCGCCGCACGTGCGGGTCGTCGACGCGGCGAAGATCCCGTACGGCCGTGCTGCCGCGCAGGACGTCATCAACCGCACGCTGATCGAGCACGCCCGTGCCGGACGCTTCGTGGTGCGGCTCAAGGGCGGCGACCCGTACGTGTTCGGCCGTGGCTTCGAGGAGCTGCAGGCGTGCGCCGAGGCGGGTGTGCCCGTGACGGTGGTTCCCGGGGTGACCAGCGCGTTCTCGGTACCCGCCGTGGCCGACGTGCCGGTGACCCATCGCGGCGTCGCCCACGAGGTCGTCGTCGTGTCCGGTCACGTGCCGCCCGGCGACGAACGGTCGTTGGTCGACTGGGACGCGCTGGGTCGCCTCAGCGGCACGATCGTGGTGCTGATGGGACTCGAGCGGCTCGACCGCATCGCCGACACCCTCGTCGCCGCCGGGCGGGCGCCGGAGACACCCGTGGCGGTGGTGCAGGAGGGCACGATGCGCACCCAGCGGGTGGTGCGCTCGACGCTCGGGCAGGTCGCGCGAGCCGTCGCTGAGGCGGGAATCCGGCCTCCGGCGATCACGGTCGTCGGTCCGGTCGCGGGCCTGGCGGCGGACGCGTCGCCGTCCGGCGGCTGA
- a CDS encoding NAD(P)-dependent oxidoreductase: protein MPQEQHYLAGLDLRGRAVVVVGGGTVAQRRLPRLLAAGAAVRLV from the coding sequence ATGCCGCAGGAGCAGCACTACCTGGCCGGACTCGATCTGCGAGGGCGCGCGGTCGTCGTCGTGGGCGGCGGCACCGTCGCGCAGCGCCGGTTGCCCCGACTGTTGGCCGCGGGCGCGGCGGTGCGGCTCGTC
- a CDS encoding ankyrin repeat domain-containing protein, which produces MTDSADHGVDGADGADDGAAAPDPDELLELWARVFGLAREGQSETLAAYVDAGVSPNLTNDRGDTLVMLAAYHGHVETVRALLQRGADPNRLNDRGQSPLAGAVFKDEPEVVRALLDGGADPAAGHPSALDTARMFGNSAMLALLRPEV; this is translated from the coding sequence ATGACCGACAGCGCCGACCACGGCGTCGACGGTGCCGACGGTGCCGACGACGGTGCCGCCGCGCCCGACCCGGACGAACTGCTCGAACTGTGGGCGCGCGTGTTCGGCCTCGCCCGCGAGGGGCAGAGCGAGACGCTGGCGGCCTACGTCGACGCGGGAGTCTCGCCGAACCTCACCAACGACAGGGGCGACACGCTGGTGATGCTGGCCGCCTACCACGGTCACGTCGAGACGGTGCGCGCACTGCTGCAGCGGGGCGCCGATCCGAACCGGCTCAACGACCGTGGGCAGAGTCCGCTCGCGGGTGCCGTCTTCAAGGACGAGCCCGAGGTCGTGCGGGCGCTGCTCGACGGGGGTGCCGACCCCGCCGCCGGGCATCCGTCGGCCCTGGACACGGCACGGATGTTCGGCAACTCCGCGATGCTGGCCCTCCTGCGTCCCGAGGTGTGA
- a CDS encoding TetR/AcrR family transcriptional regulator: protein MTGTERTWAGTTLADRRATRRRRLIEAGLELLGDPGGAAVSVRAVCRTAQLTERYFYENFADRDGFVVGVYDHVVNLAHQVLVDAVDLAGPEPRHRAEAAVSAFVTLVLDDPRKGRVLLLAPLADPALRGVGVQRLPLFADLVREQLSDRVDDADRTMTATALVGGLANLFVAYVSGTLDVSRERLTTHCVRLVLGAEALHS from the coding sequence ATGACGGGCACCGAGCGCACCTGGGCGGGCACCACACTGGCGGACCGCAGGGCCACGCGCCGGCGGCGGCTCATCGAGGCGGGGCTGGAACTCCTCGGCGATCCCGGCGGCGCGGCGGTGAGCGTGCGGGCGGTGTGCCGGACCGCGCAGCTCACCGAACGGTACTTCTACGAGAACTTCGCCGACCGGGACGGCTTCGTCGTCGGCGTCTACGACCATGTCGTGAACCTCGCGCACCAGGTGCTGGTCGACGCCGTCGACCTGGCGGGGCCCGAACCCCGGCACCGGGCCGAGGCCGCGGTGTCCGCGTTCGTCACCCTCGTACTCGACGACCCGCGCAAGGGCCGCGTGCTGCTGCTCGCACCTCTCGCGGACCCGGCGCTGCGGGGTGTCGGCGTGCAACGGCTGCCGCTGTTCGCCGACCTCGTGCGCGAGCAACTGTCCGACCGCGTCGACGACGCGGACCGGACCATGACCGCCACCGCCCTGGTGGGCGGGTTGGCCAACCTCTTCGTCGCCTACGTGAGCGGGACGCTGGACGTCTCGCGCGAGCGGCTCACCACCCACTGCGTCCGGTTGGTGCTCGGGGCGGAGGCGTTGCACTCGTGA